The genomic window tttcagcttttaccatgaggaagaagaaatttagaatattgttaTGCTTACATTTTACAAACGAGCGCTTTCTTTAAAATTGTAATGCAACATTGTGGTTGCTCAGGTTTGTGAGGGAGACTGTTGCGGAGAGTAGTATGCCTGGGGGAGGAGGAATTGCGAAGGTCGAGTGATGAATGATCTCCTTCTTATATTCCGGCAAGACATATGATTGGCCGGCCTTGAATAATGTCCAGTGAGGAATGAGTCAAAGACAGAAGGGCCTCTTTCGAAGAGAACATTGATTGCTTATTTTGAGATCATGTCTATTAAAGAATACGAGTTGGATATCCGAATGTAAAATGGAAACTAGAGATCAACTGttgctagttttttttttctttttttttttttagttggaaAGCCAAATTTCTGACCTGTCAAGACTAGTCTCAGTAGTAGCTAAAAGAAAAGTGAATACATTGTTGAAACTCTATTGAAAAGATGTAGTTAGGGTTTTCTGTTTCAGTCTGATATTGCATTTGTGTGTTTGTGACTCTAAGATTTTGAGCTCTTACTACTTGTTGGGCCTTGAGGTTTAGGGACAAAACTGGCAAGtgaataatatatttaacattCCATCTctccaaatatatattttattttagaaaacagccttaattatcatttttgttctcttccaaacccaaaaatgtgtatctaatttaaaattaataaattaaatatattttattattaaaatggagAAAATTAATTCCAAAATTACTTTGAAAAACTTGGAGCAatactaaattatttttaaattatgtgaagGTTTTTGatagttttataaatttcatattaaaaataatgaccTTATTTGGAACTAGTTGTAGAAGAAATTTACTGGATTTATCAGCTAAAGAAAGTGTGCATTTtcagataaaaacaaaacaaattgagAGATTCTTCCGTGAGAATAAAGttggaaaccatgaatttttagaaaaatagatAGAGATTCAGATTATTACATGGGAATGAGTGGTAGGTTTTTAAACGTTTTCAAAAATTGACATCTATGACAAGAATTTGTCATATAATGGATCTGATCCCTGAATACAAACgaagtttatataattttccATTCTATTTTGACACTTTTTCTGAATgagtaatttaataaaaaaataaatatattattgataattattatattttaatatttttttgttacatgTGTCAAAAGCTCATTAAACACTACACGAACTACACCTAAATCGACCTCGAATACAAAAATCCTGTATAAAGCTACTATTGATGACTATAATAACAGCCAAACTATCATCTTAACAGAAAACATTATGCAAGttataagaacaaaaaaaatataaaaataaaacataaaataacacaaaaaggGCCAGTGTACATAAGCATCAAAAAGCAgactacatttttttttttttttaatcctggATGGCATAAGAAACTGCtataaattgatgatgataCAGTTCCTatgatgaataataatttttggcTAACTAATTTCTTACAAATCTCAGCAAAAGAATAATAACTAAGCAAAAAATAAGATATCTTCCTGCTCTACTTTGAAAACTTGACAAGCATCTCTCATGCTAGTTGATGCCTCCAATTCATAGTATAGTCCTCACTAAATATGAACCATAATATGATTGTACAAAATCAAAGGTTGACATATGACTTAAGCTTGTAGATCTTTATTTGATCTCCATACTGGGATTTTCGGGCCAAGACAATCAGTTAAATCAGCTCCATTGTCAACAGCAAGCAGATGATCAGATTCATTTTCCCTCacctatatatgtatatatatataatgaaagaaTAAGTAAGACGTAAATAATGATACACCAAGCTTGAGTTGAAGAAATGTCGGTAATATCAGCTTCATATAGTAACCCATCAAAAGGTCTCAATATAAAACAACAGAAAAATTGTAGCTAATAACTGCATATACATGAATACAGAAATGACAGGCTAAACATATGATGGATGCTCTTTCCATTAAAACAATTTAtcccttaatttattttctccaACACTCGAGAACATAACTATGAAGATTAAATTGTTGTAGGAAACTTCCTAATGCAAACAGAAATTGGTGACAATTGCGAAGAAGTTTCAATCTAATTCATGCGGAAAGCCTATGGAAAAACAACATTAAGAAAGCAAGGACACTCTCATTGTGAATTTCAACACTTAATATAGACTCCAACAATCATGCTTCAGTTTGTTTTTAGGCAACCTTTACACTGATTTATTTGACATAGACATAATTGTTACTGATTGGCAGAATCAAGTGTCAGAAGTGATTCAAAAACAAGATGCATGgcacatgcatacatatatatatatatatatatatatatggagccTCCTTCTCAATATATAGCAAACTGTGACAGAATGATGCTCATTCATAATAATGTCTAAAAACAAATACTTTAAAATAAGGAAACTCATTTCCAAAGAGTTTcattgaagcaaccaaaagaaaatacataaataactcTATAATTTCAAGCTACTCTTGGCATTCAAGTACTCCCTTATATTTTCAAGGCTATATTGTGAGCATGACAAACTAATATTTGAATAAACAGTTCTTGTGACATGCCTAAATTTAGGTCGCAGCTttattggagaaaaaaaaaacagagaccCCAGGGTACAGTAGAAGtcaaaaatttgagaaaaaataaatccTAGTCTTGTTTCTGATACCTGAATTGATGATTCAATTGCCTTTTGTTGACTCTCCATTGAGCAGAAGTAGGAATATAAGATCATCCCGAATAATGCAATCAAAATTCCCAGTATATTTCTCCAGTTAAACGGATCACTAAGTAAAACATATCCAAATGCCAAGACAAGACAAGTTTTTAGATGTCCTAAGACTTGATAGGTGATGGGTGATGTTTTTCCAATTACAAGAAACGTACTGAAGTTGACAGACACAGATATAAGACATGATAACAAAATGAATACCTGCAAAAAAGATTCATGGCCATAAtgcaccaaaaaataaaatgtaataaaaaacaATCTAGTTTTGTTATTTACCAGAACTTGAGGGGTGTACTTGAAGCTAAAAACATTGAGGTTTGTCAGGAGCCCATCAAGAAATGGGCCTGTAATGAATAATGTCAATGCTTGGTACGGCGAAGACTGATACAAAAGTTGAGTTGAAGAGATCTTAAATCTCTTTTGAATTGTGTTAGTCATCTGAGAGATGGTTAAGATCTCAACGGCAATCAATAAGATGagtgtgaaaataaaatatcaatagttGAATCAGCTCCAGAAATCATTTTCAAATCAATGGAATCAGAATCATCAAAAAGGGACAAAATTCTGAAActtatgaaaaacaaacaaatagttGTAGATATTATTGCAAAACAAGCTAGGCCTAAGTTCTTTAATTGTCATGTAGCAAGAGGTGCTCCTACATGTTCTAGTTTGACTTCCTCACCAAAAGGGAACAAGTAGGTAGCCCGCTTCAAAATAACAAACCATTTAGCAAGTTCTcgatgaaataaataaataaataaatataaagaagaagaaagaaagagaagcatGTGGAGTTATTAAAACTCACTCACAATGAAACTCTACGGAAGAAAGAATAAGATTTgacattcaaatatagttgcaaTAAAGCCAGTGCAAAAACCTATACAGCCATACTCGGTGACAATATCAAATCAGGAGGTAAAAACTAACACTCACTAACCTCAATGACCTGGGCAGCACTTTGACTCCTCTATAGCAGGGGGTATACACCTTGACATCTACAAATAGGAAAACACAGCTTTTCATCACGGGCTGATTAAATACCATTTCGCTACtacagaaaaaaaataaaaaaataaaaacactggCTTTGCTCAACCAAAAAGCGGCAATCAAGCAATTTATGTGAAATGAAGAACTCCAATAAAAATTCCATGAAAGATACAATTTGAGCAATGCAGGTTGTCATCACTGCAAGCAAAGATAAGACAGACCCTAGGACATTCAGTTGCAGATCAGTTACAGTAGCAACACCAACACCAAAAAGAAGGATGCTGAGTGCTAACTGGATAGTCCTACTGCAACACCAAGAGAAATAAAATCAACAgttagataaaaaataataattaacttcaATCTCCATGATTCTTTAACAAAgcagtaataataatatgtgaAAAACAAAGGGGCAGTGCATTAGTAATAATTACAATGAATATTAATGTGCACTTTTTATAATATGCAGCCCCAACTCTTACAATAAGAAATACTTATCcaaacagataaaaaaataatcttggAGAGGATAAGATGTTAGAAATTTGTAAGGTTGCAAATCCTAAATTCCATTTAGCAAGAACGCTAACagtaataaagaaaacaagcaaaaaagGAAGAACATACCATAATTTATACAGGTTGACCCAGAACGGGCtacattttatttatgttattgatACAAATTTTACTATGAAGACCAAATCGAGGGTACAAAATTGTAGCTCACAATTTCTCTATATGTCAAACCTTACTCTAAGGATACCTCACAATATTATTTCCCTCTCACTTGATACACATTTCCAAAGGGTAATCACCCCTTTTATAGGCAAAAATGGCTCACCAACGATAGCTTAGGCATTTGGCATTGTTGTCAATTCcagttttttgttttcaatttcaagttttagaaacaaaactaataaaaacatgtttgacactttttttgttttaaaaaattttaacaacaaTCCTcgtgtttcaaaaaaaaaatgggaaacaacatttttatgttttcaacttttttgcAAAACCCCTCCTCCCACCATGAAACCCCtccacactctctctctctctctctctctctctctcttcttttggttttttatttttattttttaaaaaaaatctctctttttttacaaattaataccaagtctttaaaaataatatttttaagaaaaatatttataaaaatttattatttggcatgttaatattttataaattagtttatacagtataaaaaattatatttttagaaaatatttgtgaaaattattgtttgacccctaatttttaaaagatataacataataaatatatatttcaaaaaactatagtttgagctattgactttttacttgatttccaaaaaaaaaattatgattacgTCTCTATAGCCCCTtcttccctttatttttttttaaaatcggaTGGGTCCAATctgaatatatttaataatacaaccaactaatataaaaaatataaaatatatgaatttgcacaaaataataataaacatcataataaatttttgtactAACCCAACGTGTTTTTCATTTCagctttttaaaatacacaacagttagtgtatccaaacatacttttgtttttaaaaaattgataacaaaacaaaaacaaagcaaaaacaaaacaaaagcgaaataaaaacaataaaacaaaaaaacaaaaacgatGCCCTATTGCATGCAACTTTAGTTGGatttcaacaaaaacaaaatggagACACTATCGCTGCATGCAACTTTAGTTGGatttcaacaaaaacaaaatggagACACTATCGCTGCAACGGAGACAT from Dioscorea cayenensis subsp. rotundata cultivar TDr96_F1 chromosome 9, TDr96_F1_v2_PseudoChromosome.rev07_lg8_w22 25.fasta, whole genome shotgun sequence includes these protein-coding regions:
- the LOC120268924 gene encoding UDP-xylose transporter 3-like, whose product is MGDGVRFQLGTVGALSLSVVSSVSIVICNKALISTLGFTFATTLTSWHLLVTFCSLHVALWMKLFEHKPFDPRAVMGFGILNGISIGLLNLSLGFNSVGFYQMTKLAIIPCTVLLETLFFRKKFSRTIQLALSILLFGVGVATVTDLQLNVLGSVLSLLAVMTTCIAQIMTNTIQKRFKISSTQLLYQSSPYQALTLFITGPFLDGLLTNLNVFSFKYTPQVLVFILLSCLISVSVNFSTFLVIGKTSPITYQVLGHLKTCLVLAFGYVLLSDPFNWRNILGILIALFGMILYSYFCSMESQQKAIESSIQVRENESDHLLAVDNGADLTDCLGPKIPVWRSNKDLQA